CAATGTTACATAGCTCTTCTTGCTAGGTTTTGCTTCTGGTGTCTTGTAATGCAGTTTGTCTACTTCTTTTTCTTCGGATAATGCTCCGAAAAGATCGTTGGTACATACATCTAAGATGTAATGAAGATTATCGTTCAATTCCCCTGATTTGAAGTCGGATTTCAAAGCGTCTAAAACTGTGTGTATTGTGGCCACTAACACATGTACTTGGAATCCTCTAGTTAGTAACAAAGTAAGATGTTCTAGTAAAACTCCTAAGTAAGAAGTACCGACGGTCATCATAATTTTCTTGACAATGTCACGCGCTGTGATTCTTACTTGTTTCAAAGGCGATTTTAGGAAGGAACACAGTTTTATGATTATCCTGGAAACAAAGATTTTTTGATTTAgttcaataatattgtttatatcaaTAACTGATGCCTCGTTAGATGGGGGCGGAGAAAAGGTAGGTAAGTATACAATATCTATTATTGGTATTAAGTTACTActacaattttacaaatacgCCTCAAAAAACGTCAGTCAGGTATATACATGCATccgcaaaaataatataatcaatatttccacacaaaaaataataacctaCTATTGTTTGCCCATACACATAGTATGTATTCTAGTATGGTTACATTAGCAAGAGTGTTCTCCAACAGTAAGAGAAATATGGATCTGTAGCAACTTACCCAGGTAACTGATGTTTGAGTAGATCACCAGGGAGCCTTTGCAAAAGTTTAACTAACGCTAATGCTATCGGCACTCGTAGCATGTCTTCTTCTTGTCTGTCGAAGCCGGTGCGGCGACGATTCACCTTGTGGGACTCTTCGTGCTCAGTCATTTTACCTATTGCActgcaaataaaaaagttaagtgaatttagaataataattccactaaaaataaaagtagattCAGtccattattattatcattaaattgATTCCATCACGCTAACCTAGAGCAGGTTGAGAACTTTGTActtcttcaaaaactgtttcTTATTCAAGGCGAGTTGTTTATCAACGGAgttaatatcaaaatagaaTGAACCTTAATAAAGATTTCAATAAAGTGTCAGCAAACTATAAAATCAAGttgatgaaaaatgttacacaatattataaagcgaaCTTACCGATTCAGTTGCGGCAGTAAACCAGCAGTCAACGACTTGATAATTCTCTTAGCCACAGAAGGCGACACATGCGTTATTCTATCAAACGCTGGAACATTTGACACTTCCTTGCTCACTTCTTCATTCGCAGCCTCATCGTCCGCCGCTTGTAACTCACTCTCTTCATCAACATCAATATTATCTTTCAATTCTGCAtcattttcaacattttcagCATTTTCAACATTAGAAACATCCAAATTCTCCTTATTCTCAGAAGTATCAATCTTTTTAAACTTATGCACACTTGCTGTTAAAGCTTTAGGTATTTCTATATGTTTCACTTTTGAAAAATCGAAGTGGAAGGAATCCATAATACCAACGATTATACGCGTAAGTTGCTTGTGATGTTCGGACGAATGACgcattttgtttaaatacaattttagtaTCACTTCGTAATGATACCAGGGTAATAGTCTACAGCAGGTAGACACTACATCTATGCACGCATCGATCAGTGTATTCTTATCCGTATACTTATCatcacaaataaaaacagtGGCTAAAGGTAGAATAAAGTTCGTCAAAGTCCTAGGTGTAGGACATTTGTTCATCTTTTTACCAACTTTACAAAACTTTAGCAACGCTCTTACGCGTCTATGCATTTGCAAATGGCACATGTTTTCGAAAAAGTCCACTTCCATGTCTTCCTTATTTGTTAGATTCGCTAAATCTGATAAAACTACATCAGCGTCGGGACATTCTCTTGCCAGTTCGCCGAGTAAAGCGATACATTCGTTGCGTAAAAGTTCGTTCTTCGTATCTCTAATACCTGTAGATATTAGCGACAACACAGTGTCTCGAACTAAAAACATACCATCATTCGTTGATCGATACTTCATAAGTAATTTAGGCAagattttcttcaaacataGCCCTGCAGAATCTCGTAAACCAATGTCTTTTTCAGTACGTATAAAATAGAAACAGTTATTAACAATAAGAATCGCTAAATCAACATCAATTTCGTCTTTCTCTAACAGTTGGTATATTTGTTTGTACGCATCGATTCTTCTATCGAAATCTGGTTGTTCGATCCATCGTTTATTGAAGGCATTCATTTCTGTTACAACATTAGCCATGCGGGCTAGAATATCATTATTCTTAGGAGCACTCTTAGCTATGGAATCTAGTAATTTGATGAGCAATTTTCGCACATCAACAGGCCCAACTTTGTTGAATAGTACAGCTATATTTTTAACGTAAACTTGTGGATTCGAGCTATGTCCCAATAAATTGATGATAGTGTTTACAGCAAACTCCATATTTTCTTCAGCCATATTCATACACACTTTCTTAACAAGTATAGGTAACAATAAAGTCAACAGCTCATCGCAAAGTTCCGGAGACGCTACCATTTCTGTAACTCGAGACAGAATCAACAGGTCTCTCTTGTTCACTGTATTTGATTTAGCAGAGTTCGCCATTCGTCGTTTCATTACTTCTAGAATGCTCGGTATATGAGGAATCAAAATTTTACTCCCAAAGTTAATATTCTGTACCGAGTTTTCTATCGGTAGGATGTTAAACGACTCAATAGATATGATTTCTTTGTCTTCATCATCTTCAgttaatgttaaaagtttttCAATCATATCTAAGATCATATTGACTACTCCCGGACTAGTTTTAGGAGCTAGCAATAGCTTGAAAAGTGCTGGTAACGGACTGGTGAAATCCTTATCCACATAAGTCACTAGTAAAACATAGTATCTGGGGTTTTGGCACCATGCATTCAACAGCCTCAAAAGCGCTGTTGGACTGTGAATTCCTTCAATATGAAGCTTTGGTACTAAAGGCCAAATCAAAGTTTCAAAGAGCACATATAACTCGTCTTTATTCCAAGGATATTTGATAAACTGTTCAAATAGTTTCCTTGTAGTCCCCAAGGACAGTGTTCTTAAGTTTTTCATTACTTTCACATAGCCCACGTGTACCTTATCTCCTTGGTTTAACACAGCAGATACCGTGGAACATATAGCGTAAAATATATTGAACAGTTTTGATAGCAATTCATCTTTCATGTATCCACCGAAATATTCGCGAACCACTTCAAATAGATTCAACATACTATGCAACTTTCCAGGACTAGTGATGGACTTTAAATCTAATTCAGAAGTTATGCTCTCCATTATTTCACGAGGCTTCATGTCCAAATATTGCTTGTGGAAAGAGAAAGCCATTTCtatgaacattttaatttcgttttcgTTACAACCAGCTAAGTATCTCATTACAAGAGACCTTCTTGTTTGTCCACCTCCTTTCTTGTCTGCGGCGAGTTTTGCCGTCATTTTACCATAAAGAATTCTAAGTATTATAGGAACTACATGTTCTCTGTCATCAGGATGAATGGTTTGCGAATCTTCAGTGATTTTAAACTGTGTTAGTTCATCTTTAAACTTTTTCTCGTCTACCAAATTACATAGATTATTCTTATATGGTACCACTCCTTTATTCTTATAGTTCAATACACAATCCAGAGCATATTTTTGTAGTCCTGGATTTTTGTGTTTCAGAAACTCCATAAAGAGTTCCCAGAAGACTGGTTCTTTGTGAAGAGCTCTCGGGTTTTTGAATTGAGCTAGAACTTGCATAATGTTGATAAGAGTTTTGAATATAATCTTTCCTGAAACTGACTCTTTTGAGTCTTCCATTAGTATATCATCAATTGTTTCTTCAATATTCTCAGCACTTTCTTCCTCTTTTTCTTCGTCTACGTCCATTTTATTATCGCGTGTTTCCACGTCGATTCTAAGTGCGTTCATTTTATCATTCCTTCTGTATTCCTCGTCAATGAAGTTCAAGAATAAAACAACTACATCACGATTCCTTGCTTCACAGACTTGGATGCAATTGGTCATAACTTTTAGTATTAAATTTCTATAGTTATACAAGTCAGGCCTCTCAGAAATGCTATTGTAATCTGAGTATAGGTCCTTCAGAATTTCGAAGTTTGTGTCAATTTCTTCATCGAAATGGAACTGTTTTAGGTTTTTCTTGGCATTTAAGAAGGAAGATTCTAGAGCCGAATGGAAGGTAGGCCAGAAATCATCAACATTTAACGCGTTGCCGTATCCTGCTATGAATTCAGTGACAGGCTCCCAGAGAAGTTTGAAATTTACGTAGAGAACTCCTAGCATATAATTTAATGCGTAAAGATGGAAGTCAGTGTCTTTAGCTAGGGCATATTGAGTAGTGTTGAATGTCATCTTCTGTAGCAAGTTTAACTGAGACCTGTATTCTTGAATAGATGGCGAAATGGACTCGACTGAGTAACATCGGCTGAATATTTCGAATTTCTCTGTTGTGCCACCAACATCTACTGTTTTGTTCAATTCTTCGACATTTTCGAATAGTTTGTAAATGTGTGTGGTGAGCAGACGAACCTGAAATGTGCGATAAATGTGAATGTCTTAAAAGGAAACTGTGGAATAGAGTTGtaaattgaatagaaaaaagaccgtttaaaaaaatatgggaACATAGGAAAGCTATCTCAATGACCATTAAACCAGTGTTATAAATAACTCAAGTGTACAATTTAAGGGTACATTTAGGGTACAGAAAATAGTCATAGTATTtaagatttctttaaaacaaccctacataataaatacgtataaaaCAATATGAACAGGATAAACTCACCACATGAAAAGGCGATGCAACATTACACCTCAAATAGGAGTCAACCAGCGACAAGTAGGGATAGGTCAACCCATTCTCTTGCTCATAAGCTGTCAAATACAAATCCAGCAAATGTAGGGAGCAAAGATAATTAGGATCGGCAGCACAGGGCAGTAACACAGGCAACAATACTTCAATATCACAGATCTCTTTCAGTTTCTTACAATTTGATATATGAATGGCACTTTCCATAGCAACAGCGAGAATAAACATGACTTTCCTCGCACATCTGGATAAAGCAGTAGTATCACAATGAAACTTGTTCTCTTTAGGCTGGTTCTCTAAATTATAACTGGTGAGAGTTTGTAGTAACTTTGATATGAGTTGACTAAGATTCTTTATGCAGTAATCAACATCAATTTTCTCTACATGTGGTAAGCAAAACAGCATGTTAGTCAGTCTTACTGGGTTCTCCACATGTTGTTCAATGTCCTCAGATAATAAGCTAtcaaaatgtttcataaaattcGATAAGTTTTTCCCAAAGTCTATAGGATATTTCACCCACTCAAACAATTTAATCCCATTCATAGATAAAGGTGATTTCTTCAAGCATATTTTTGTCAATGTACCCAGTGCTTCATTATCAAAATTTGATTGTATAACAAACCTTATGAAAGGTGGTAGAATATGTAGATCAAATTGAGAGTAATCAATgacattttgtacaaaatttatcaGTATATTCGGGAATGGAAGTGGTAGTAGTACTTTGACTATAATTCCTGCATGTTCTTGTGATAGAGATACATTTGGTGATAGAAGTAGAACTGCTCCAATTTGTGAGCAAACTTCTAGAACAGTCTCTGAAGACTGCTCACAGATAACTTTGATCAGGAGTAGAACAAATTGTGGAGGGTTTGTCAAGTATCTGCCTTGCTCATGTTCAATGACCTGACCAGCTAGTCTCAAGCTATATTCTAGTGCCTTACTCTCTTCATCATCAATCTTCAAAATCTCTTCTATGAATTTAATAGTAGTGTTCCAGAATATTCCATATTCTTTATGGGATATACTGTTTAAACTGTCTTCAATAGTTTGTGTTAACACTTTGAAAAGTATCTCTTGATGTTCCTTATTGTCCTTCAGATATTCAAATAGTAAAGGTAGGAATGTTTCTATACAACTGTGGAACTTGCCACTTACTCCTTttagtatttcaaatattagaTGACCACAGCCTGTTGTAGCCTGAAAGAGAACATTGAATAGTCAATTAAATGGGCATTAAACAATtagatatgttattaaataaggtggcaaacaataattgtattatcatgaaatattaaagacaaattacaaaagcaaaaaatatttcaagaatcaGAAAAGGAAGAATGGAGGAAGAATCAATATCATATGACATTGGCAGAGCTTATAGTAGAAGGACTGGCCGAAAAAGAAGATCTCTTTTctttaaatgaattaataaaaaagaggGATGTCTATAAGTACTTACATCATCATTGGTCTGTAAATAATTCAACACAAGTCCAACAAACTTCTTCTTGTCTCTTATATCTCTGGCCACAAAAGCAAAACTTTCAgctgcaaaattatttatatactgtgGCTGTGTCTCACTCAGGAGTGGTATAATCCTCTTAAGTACAACAGCTATGTCTTTCTTCAAATAAGGTTTTAATACTTTGAACAAAAATGCTAGACAAATCAAAGTCCATTCTAGTCTTTCAGCATCTTTGGTGTTTAGTAGTTTTATCAATATGTCTAGAAACTTTGGAAAGTGTGGATAGAAGTCTTCTCTTAAGTCTTTTGCAACTGATACCAGGatcctgaaacaaaataatatttaaattaatttattgtacaaagGTTAATGACAGACAGTGTAACAGTAACTTACTAGCATAAGCATAATATAGTATAATGTATAGCTCATAGTGGAGAAGGTCATTAGAAATCGAAGGCAGAGAACCTTAGTGAGGCTGCGAGTCaaacactatttatttaattaataaacaatactaTCACACactcattaatataaaatgctgCAATGGCGTATAGTATAACTAGAGAAAACAACTATTGTCATAGAAAATACTCACTCTAATAACGGTTGTAAACACAGCTGATcttctaaattcaaatatttctcCAATATTTCTAGAACCTCCTCCTTCTTGTGCACTAACTGAGGCACAGTTATAATGCCAAAGACTTCCTTCCTAAACTTTTTAAAGTTCTCAGTCAAGTTGAGCACATGCCATTTCTGCAGTGCCACAAAGAAATGAGTTTCATTCTCATCAGGCTGTTGTGCATATGCATGCTCAATGTGGTAGAGAGCTGCATGACGAATATCGATTCCATTGATCCTCTCAGCAAAAGGAACGAactaaaaaataagttattatgtTAACTTTTCTATGATACATTCACTGAAAACTTGGTACTTTTCTTTGAACTTGAACTTTTTGGTTTTAACACGAGGAAGTAATTTAGAAATAGGAACACATTTTTTAAGCTGTAACCTATTATTAGTGTTAATTTACAGCTTATAACAATATCTTAAATTAATGCTAAACTGAAAAGCGCACTTAACCTAACATCATTTCATTCGaaattgaagtattttattacttacccGAAAGGTATTCGTCGTTTTATGTTTAACAGGTTTACTTTTCATCTTGTATCAGATTATTTAGGCTCATTCAATATCATTtaacaatttttgaaaatagtaaataaatccACATGCCGATGTATCAAGCTGCACATGACATTTGACAACAGTGACAATTCATGACAGTGACGTTTTAGTAACGGTGTTACCATGTATGTAATGTTAAATGGCAAGGTCAAGTTGTATAAGcaaacaagaaatatttttaaacaaaacaatgaaatgGGTAAACTGATAACAATTATCTATAAAATGCTGATACACTATTACAACTTGTATTATATTCGTTTGCTTCAGTAACAGATATTGAAAGTCTGTCAACACAAACTTACTGACAAATCAGAAAGAATCACAGTCTCCCTCTCTGCAGCTGATTGATAAGGTATTTTGTTTTTCCATGTCTCTTATCAGTTACTCCATCACGCTTATTTCcccaaatattttatgataaatagtGCTCAATGCTCGCCAGGCTTGTGAATTCTCTGCCATCCGGCTTATCGCAACAAATAACAAGACTATACTTTCAAGGTAGGTACCATTATGtatcgttatattttttacacagcAAAATAATATTCCTACTTCACTTATCTACCGGTGACAATAACTTTTATCTCTGCAAATAAGTTATGAATAGAATGTAGGTAAGAAGATACTGGCTTCACATAAATCTAAACCAACTATGATAGTTCTTGTCACAGGCAAAAAAATgataaatctaattttatttatcctttTTGCACTTTTACCCAAAATTCCTATGAATATGACAGCCAGAATACCAAGATACATCATGGGGATAGGAAAGCAGAAAAAGTGTAATTATTAAATTcacttctaataaaaaaatataacttattatacTTGTTATTATAACATGTTGCTTGTTTCAGTCCTAATTCGTAATCAACGCGGTTCTCATAGCGCTCAAGAGGCTCATCATTATCAAGCAATGGATGTGAAAATATTGCCTGCACTTCAAGACAACTATATGTACTTGATCGTAGATAAAGCAACTAAAGAGGCCGCTATAGTTGATCCAGTGGAACCTAAAACTGTTCTCGAAGCTGTGAAACAGAATGGAGTCAATCTTACCACAGTATTGACTACACACCACCATtggttaatatttttagtttataattaatttattcatacaagTATCTATGATTTATTCATGTTGTTTTAATGCTGCATAAATATCTAACaagaatttaattatgtattacatGAGTATTCATTTAAATGCTTACTTAGGTAAATAGTTGataggtacttattatatatAAGTTCTCATTAGCATTAGATTACACCTTTTATACCAGAAGGTGCAGGCAGGCTTGAATGAAGATAAGGCcagtttttgttgtttattatgcTAGCCCTATGTAATGCGCGCAAGCCTATTGATATATACCGGGCCAAAACTTCTGGCTAactttgagaaatattcttatgttACAAACCCAGGAATTGAAGCCGAAACTTTGTGGTCAACCGTAAACAGTTGTATATACTAGCACCCATACTACAGAAGCAGTTGATAGTAGTTATGTTACTTTCTATTCCAGGGACCATGCAGGAGGCAATGATGAGCTAGTAAAACTGCACCCTGGGCTCAAAGTATATGGTGGTGATGTCCGTATCGGAGCACTCACCAATAAAGTAAAGCACAATGATAAGTTTAATCTTGGCAACTTGAATGTTGAGTGCCTTTTCACTCCGTGCCATACAGCTGGACATATCTGTTACTATGTTTCAACTGACAAAGAGGAAGATGAGACTGCTGTTTTTACTGgtaggtttttattatttactatacaaATAAGAGCTGTTAAACTAACAATATTTACCATAATAAAATGTGCATTTGGTGCTGTCATGTCATTTGAACTCTGTGGTTCTTAAACATGAATTTAGTCTTTATTTATGACAAAGCCTTAAGTAATCAAATAGTTTgatctgattttttttttctctaatcTGAAAACTGCTATAAACAACTGccttgacattttttttttatgtatctaagaatataaaaatgattgtcTATAAATGAATTAATACTCTATTTTACTATCTATCATTTACAGCATTTACATTGACCTGattttatactatatttatgaaactatactaactatattttttgcagGTGACACATTATTCCTGGGTGGTTGTGGAAGATTCTTTGAAGGTACAGCAGAACAGATGTATCATGCACTTATCAATGTGTTGAGCAGTCTACCTGAAGATACGAAGGTGTTCTGTGGCCATGAGTACACATTGCAGAACCTCAAATTTGCCGCACATGTCGAGCCCCAAAATAAAGatgttgaaaagaaaatactttgGTCAACAGAAAGGCGAGGGGAAGGGAAACCAACAGTAAGTATTTCTCATTGACTGTTCTTTCATTTTATGGATATGTTATACATCCAAAAACGTAGTAGAGCGCCGTGAATGCAAGGATTGGAATTTAGCACTCAAGGGTCTTCAAGCTTATGCATCTAGGGGTTGCATGTCTGATAAATTGGCTATGCCAAGACttagttgtcagactataggtGCAAAGCATTTTGTCATACAATATGTTTGTACTTTGATAGTGCAAGCATTTGATCTTACTagtattacttacttaaaaccTTGGGatgtaattacatattattatagttgttCCATGCATAATTAATTCTACAATAATGGCCTCAGTTTATGGACAAATACTATATTAGTCTTTTACGATTTCAGGTACCATCAACAATTCGTGAAGAGAAACTATACAATCCGTTTATGAGAGTGGAGACTGCAGCAGTAAAGGCTCATGCCGGCAAGGAATGTGCTGTTGCAACTATGCAGCGAATCAGACAGGAGAAAGATAACTTCAAAggctaaattttaatattgaagagAGAGAAGCAAATATTGTTATTGGacttaaggtttttttttgttattgggaataaagtttttatatgtaCCAAAATCTGTTATACATTTATTACGGAAGTGATGTTCTTCAGGAAGGTGGAATGTTTATACTCGAGCAGTGTCTATGTATGAGTGTATCAAAAAAGAAGTTTTGAAGAAGGTGTCATTTTTAGGTTTGTGTCTTCACCATAGGAACAGGGcatgatatttttgtatgtatttccaaaagaatatgtaaaattaaaaccaGAAGTccttaaaaaatactgtttaatagTTAACCTAATCTTAAAGCTGTTGATCACAAGAAAACTAAGAGCTAGTGCTGGCAGGTGTTGGTATTTGTCATTGTTCCTTTTTGATGTAGGCTGACATTTGTTCTGCATACTTTTCTTTTGATCTTTCGAACATTGCCACATATACCTGAAAAtagataagaaaataaacaCACATTCTGAAATAAACTTCTTGTGGGAGGACTTTGGCACTAAGAGAAAATACCTAAGAAAAATTACAGATAGTTTCATGTGTAGTTAATATAAATGTAGGCATGTTTTTGGCAAATCAAGTTTTGctgatgtaaaaaaaatgcttgaGAACAGTTAGCAACAGCAATATAGATACCTGgagtttaaatatttgaagagAAAACTTTTACTGGAACAATAATCATGATGTCTACTTTTGAAGGAGTAggtattttatgatattttttacaatatttttgtatcttacCCTTTTCTCATCATTGCTAAGTGCTCTCCACCTGGATGCTAATTGTCTGGTGACTTCCTGCTTGGACGGCTCTGCACCCATCTCAGAGTTAGCTTCAGCTACCACCAGTGGTCTCTGCTCTTGGCAGAATTGGAAAAATGCATTGCAAGGCTTTTTAGGAGCATTTGGATCTCTCTCAGGCTGAAAATGATAAGAATTTATACAGTTTAGTAACATGTAGCGTtgttaaaaaaacttaagtgCTATTATCTGACTTTTCTATGTGTTGCATTTCTACAGGTTATACTGCCTGTTGATGTAGTGATGGATCTAAAATGTATACACATTAAAGCAGTCCTTACCTTATCTGCTTTACTTTTCCTCTTGGGACCAGGTTTCTTAGGATTAGCAGCACTAGGTTTCTCCTGTTTAGTCACAGCTGGCGTTTTCCCTCCAGCGCGAGGTGGCCGGACCACTACCTCGGGTTTTGTGTCCACCTCCAAGGAGGCTGTTCTAAACTGATCTCCATGGCTATCCAACCTCTCAACTAATAACTTGATATCTTTCCGATAACGCttggttatttttttagctTCATGTATtctgtaaacataataaacgGTACTTCACCCACGGATAACGCTATAACATCGAAAATAAAGCTCAAAACACCAACCTATTTACAATTCTTTCGTTATCCTGCTGTAAGACTTCACATCGTTCCAACAACAATTGATATTTTCTCCTATAAATTTCCTCTTCAGATGGTAAGCTAACCATATCATCCGAGTCGTCAGAAATATTCGAGTTAATCTGTTGGactgtcattttaatttatttcactgCTTCAAAGTTCAACGCGAtcaaatttctttttattttagctgtCTTCTGTCATTCTGTTTGACATGTTTAGGTTGGCATTACTGAAAAAAACTTTGTTACACGAACCATAAACcatgaaataaaattgtcatgTATTGaatttatcatattatagtaaataaaataatttgttatttggAGCCTTTTgctttaagtaataaaaaagtatttaaataattccgGTATAATTATTGTACcaaccaatttattttcaatacctTTTTGTTACCAAATCGTTAGATCTAAGATATAATCGATTTGTTTGCTGATTGTTTATCTTAGATTATTAAAAGTAATCTCCGCGTGTCCgacaatttgtaattataaaataattcaaaataaatcgaTTCTCTAAATCCAGAAACAGGTATTATCGATACGTAAAAGATTCCCACAGGTTGTCGGAAGTGCGCTAGTGGCACTAGTATAGCGCCGTAGCGGGGAGGTGGAGCGGTAAATTATCTAGTTCGCGCGAAATGCGATTTTC
Above is a genomic segment from Anticarsia gemmatalis isolate Benzon Research Colony breed Stoneville strain chromosome 8, ilAntGemm2 primary, whole genome shotgun sequence containing:
- the tzn gene encoding hydroxyacylglutathione hydrolase tenzing norgay isoform X1, whose protein sequence is MLARLVNSLPSGLSQQITRLYFQVLIRNQRGSHSAQEAHHYQAMDVKILPALQDNYMYLIVDKATKEAAIVDPVEPKTVLEAVKQNGVNLTTVLTTHHHWDHAGGNDELVKLHPGLKVYGGDVRIGALTNKVKHNDKFNLGNLNVECLFTPCHTAGHICYYVSTDKEEDETAVFTGDTLFLGGCGRFFEGTAEQMYHALINVLSSLPEDTKVFCGHEYTLQNLKFAAHVEPQNKDVEKKILWSTERRGEGKPTVPSTIREEKLYNPFMRVETAAVKAHAGKECAVATMQRIRQEKDNFKG
- the tzn gene encoding hydroxyacylglutathione hydrolase tenzing norgay isoform X2 — protein: MDVKILPALQDNYMYLIVDKATKEAAIVDPVEPKTVLEAVKQNGVNLTTVLTTHHHWDHAGGNDELVKLHPGLKVYGGDVRIGALTNKVKHNDKFNLGNLNVECLFTPCHTAGHICYYVSTDKEEDETAVFTGDTLFLGGCGRFFEGTAEQMYHALINVLSSLPEDTKVFCGHEYTLQNLKFAAHVEPQNKDVEKKILWSTERRGEGKPTVPSTIREEKLYNPFMRVETAAVKAHAGKECAVATMQRIRQEKDNFKG
- the LOC142975047 gene encoding uncharacterized protein LOC142975047, coding for MTVQQINSNISDDSDDMVSLPSEEEIYRRKYQLLLERCEVLQQDNERIVNRIHEAKKITKRYRKDIKLLVERLDSHGDQFRTASLEVDTKPEVVVRPPRAGGKTPAVTKQEKPSAANPKKPGPKRKSKADKPERDPNAPKKPCNAFFQFCQEQRPLVVAEANSEMGAEPSKQEVTRQLASRWRALSNDEKRVYVAMFERSKEKYAEQMSAYIKKEQ